In Mesorhizobium sp. INR15, the genomic window TTGGAGAACACGGGGCTCTTTGAGAGGCGCCAGCCAGGGCCCGTTGCAAAAGAGTTCGTATGCTAATTCCAGAGGAACCGGATTCGCATCACGACGTTGTGTCAACGCAAAGCCGCTCACGGCCTTATAACCACTTAAACCCTCACCATGAAGTATCGTTAGGTTGGTGACGGCAGACTCCGACGCGCTTGGTATAAAAGGAGAAAGCTATGAAGAAGACCTGGAAGAAGCCGACCATGTGCCAGGTGGCAGCGGGCTTTGAAATATCGCGCTATTTGCCTGCGGAGATTGCTTCGAAGAAATAGCCAGTAAAGCGCGCCCTTCCAAACCGGGGCGCGCTACCCCTTCCATGTCGAAGGGCCTGTTAGCGTTCAGCGGAAGAATGCTATAAAATTCATTCGACTGCTCTAATAGAGTGGCGTCCTGATGCGCATGAAGATACTCGGATCTGCCGCAGGCGGTGGCTTGCCGCAATGGAACTGTAATTATTACCTAAGCCGCGCAGCACGTTCTGGTTTGGCAGGCATTCATAAACGTACACAATCCAGCGCCGCCGTCTCGGCCGATGGGGCGGCTTGGGTCCTTTTCAACGTCTCACCCGATATCAGACAGCAGATCGCGGAGACGGCGGTGTTGCAGCCATCCGTGAATTCGCAGCTCCGCTCGACGCCGATCCGTGCGGTGGTACTCACTAATGCCGATGTCGATCATATCGCCGGCTTGCTCAGTTTGCGAGAGCGGCAGCCCTTTGCTATTTATGCGACGGTACAAGTTTTGGCGGCCTTGGACGCGAATTCTATCTTTAACGTCCTAGATCCGGAACTTGTCCCAAGACGCTTACTGCCGCTAGCGGAAGAAGTGGCGATCCGCGATGCTGAAGGACTTGAGACGGGTGTGACGGTTGAGTGCTTTCCTGTATCGGGCAAGATCGCACTCTACCTGGAAGACAGACAGCACCCGCATGCGAATTTCAGCTCGAATGCCGGTGACACGATTGGGATTCGCGTTGCTGGTGGCACCGCTGGCGGCGCGGTCTTTTATATCCCAGGCTGTGCGAGCATCGATGCCGTCCTGCGTGCAATGCTCACCGACGCGTATTGCCTGTTGTTCGACGGCACGGTCCATGCCGATAATGAGTTGATTGCCGCCGGTGTCAGTCATAAATCCGGAGTTCGGATGGGCCATCTGGCGATGTCGGGCAACGCAGGTTCCATCGCCGCTCTGGCCGATTTGAATATCAGTCGCCGGGTCTTCATCCATATCAACAACACCAACCCTGTTCTTGATGAGAACTCGGCCGAATACATGTCAGTTCGGGCAGCAGGGTGGGAAGTGGCCCGCGACGGAATGGAGATAGAATTTTGAGCGATTTCCACCGCGCGGCTAAAGGAGGCTTGTCGGCCATAAAACTCGAAGCTCTGCTGAGACAAGTAGGGGCCGAACGCTACCACCACCGTCACCCTTTTCATCAAAAGATGATCAGCGGCGCACTCTCGAAAACGGAGATGCAAGCATGGGCGCTGAACCGCTTTTGTTACCAAGCCGTGATTCCTCGCAAGGACGCGATGATCCTCGCCCGTGCCGAGGATCCCGCCTTTCGTGCTGCATGGCGCAGGCGCATCGAGGATCATGACGGAGCGGACGGCTGGAGTGGGGGTATAAAGCGATGGCTGCATCTTGCAACCTCCCTCGGTCTCGACGCTGACGTCGTCAAGAGCGAACGGCTGGCGCTGCCGGCAACACGTTTCGCAGTCGGTGCCTATCTCTCTTTCTGCACGAACCGGACGCTAATGGAGGCGGTCGCGTCGTCACTGACGGAGATGTTCTCGCCGGCCATAATCGGCGAGCGAGTTCCGGCAATGCTGGCTAAATACGATTACGTCACCGAGGACACGCTGGCTTATTTCACGCGACGTCCCGAACAGGCTACGCGCGATGCCGACTTCGCCTTGGCATACGTTCTCAAACATGCCACCACGCCGGAGCGACAGCAGCAGGTGGTCGATGCCCTCGTATTCAAATGCGATCTCCTTTGGGCGATGCTAGACGCTCTTCAGCATGCCTATGGCGAGAAGACAAACATACCGCCCGGCGCCTTCTGTCTGGAACTTTCGCCATGACGGAGCTGCGAAAAAGAGCGCTGTTGGCACCACATTCTGTTCCGTTCCTGCCAAAACACGTGCGCATTCAGTTCGATCCCGT contains:
- a CDS encoding pyrroloquinoline quinone precursor peptide PqqA yields the protein MKKTWKKPTMCQVAAGFEISRYLPAEIASKK
- the pqqC gene encoding pyrroloquinoline-quinone synthase PqqC, which gives rise to MSDFHRAAKGGLSAIKLEALLRQVGAERYHHRHPFHQKMISGALSKTEMQAWALNRFCYQAVIPRKDAMILARAEDPAFRAAWRRRIEDHDGADGWSGGIKRWLHLATSLGLDADVVKSERLALPATRFAVGAYLSFCTNRTLMEAVASSLTEMFSPAIIGERVPAMLAKYDYVTEDTLAYFTRRPEQATRDADFALAYVLKHATTPERQQQVVDALVFKCDLLWAMLDALQHAYGEKTNIPPGAFCLELSP
- the pqqB gene encoding pyrroloquinoline quinone biosynthesis protein PqqB; this encodes MRMKILGSAAGGGLPQWNCNYYLSRAARSGLAGIHKRTQSSAAVSADGAAWVLFNVSPDIRQQIAETAVLQPSVNSQLRSTPIRAVVLTNADVDHIAGLLSLRERQPFAIYATVQVLAALDANSIFNVLDPELVPRRLLPLAEEVAIRDAEGLETGVTVECFPVSGKIALYLEDRQHPHANFSSNAGDTIGIRVAGGTAGGAVFYIPGCASIDAVLRAMLTDAYCLLFDGTVHADNELIAAGVSHKSGVRMGHLAMSGNAGSIAALADLNISRRVFIHINNTNPVLDENSAEYMSVRAAGWEVARDGMEIEF